One Bacillus sp. 1780r2a1 DNA segment encodes these proteins:
- a CDS encoding extracellular solute-binding protein encodes MKEKICYLFFVSFLLSVLTSCDSSNAQTETENKETEQVVLTIRNPKVEIATQFEQMVREYEKQNPDVKIYVETVGGASDDFSDIIAQIAAGQGPDIFTNIGYGATKEWINYLEDLSSQPWVEKAYPDTLKPITLEAKVYGMPMDIEGFGIVYNRELFQEAGIQSVPRTYSELKVAVKKLEKIGVTPFANGYYEEWKLGYHLTSLAFAIQQDPIKFNYQLKKGEESFATNVIAKDLLSFLDLTLQYGNQSATKTDYYNEVEMLANEEAAMVLQGSWIQPLLDEEAPGKSFGIFPIPLNDKANSKILTGVPNYWVVNKKSSSIKKQEAKKFLNWMVSSSEGQRFMTERFSFAPAFKHIKTNDIGPISKEVLNVYHTKETYNSNWFAYSSSAKREAGRTLKRYLNRELSQSETLRQLDDVLREASKP; translated from the coding sequence ATGAAAGAAAAAATATGTTATCTGTTTTTTGTCTCTTTTTTACTAAGTGTGTTAACAAGCTGTGATTCTTCAAATGCTCAAACTGAAACGGAAAATAAAGAAACAGAACAGGTCGTCTTAACTATACGTAATCCTAAAGTAGAAATTGCAACACAGTTTGAACAAATGGTACGGGAGTATGAAAAACAGAATCCAGATGTCAAAATCTACGTCGAAACAGTGGGTGGAGCATCAGATGATTTTTCTGATATTATTGCCCAAATTGCTGCAGGTCAAGGGCCTGATATCTTTACGAATATCGGCTATGGTGCGACAAAAGAATGGATTAATTATTTAGAAGACTTGAGCAGCCAGCCTTGGGTTGAAAAAGCATATCCTGATACGCTAAAGCCAATTACGCTAGAAGCAAAGGTATATGGCATGCCGATGGACATTGAAGGTTTTGGAATTGTTTATAATCGAGAACTATTTCAAGAAGCAGGTATTCAATCCGTTCCTCGCACGTATTCAGAGTTAAAAGTGGCAGTAAAGAAGCTTGAAAAAATTGGTGTTACGCCTTTTGCAAACGGATATTATGAAGAGTGGAAGTTGGGTTATCACTTGACTAGCCTTGCCTTTGCAATTCAGCAAGATCCAATAAAATTTAATTATCAGCTGAAAAAAGGTGAAGAAAGCTTTGCGACAAACGTAATCGCAAAAGATTTACTATCATTCTTAGATTTAACTCTCCAATACGGAAATCAATCTGCGACAAAAACAGATTATTATAATGAAGTGGAGATGTTAGCAAATGAAGAAGCAGCGATGGTACTGCAGGGAAGCTGGATACAGCCTCTATTAGATGAGGAAGCTCCGGGTAAGTCGTTTGGTATTTTTCCGATTCCATTAAATGATAAAGCCAACAGCAAAATTTTAACAGGTGTTCCAAACTACTGGGTTGTAAATAAAAAATCATCTTCGATCAAAAAGCAAGAAGCCAAAAAATTCTTAAATTGGATGGTGTCATCAAGTGAAGGTCAGCGGTTTATGACTGAACGCTTTAGCTTTGCTCCAGCTTTTAAGCATATAAAAACAAATGATATAGGTCCCATTAGTAAAGAAGTACTGAATGTTTACCACACGAAAGAAACCTATAATTCCAATTGGTTTGCCTACTCATCATCCGCTAAGCGAGAAGCAGGTCGTACGCTAAAAAGATACTTGAATCGAGAGCTTTCACAAAGCGAAACGCTTAGACAGTTAGATGACGTTTTACGGGAAGCTAGCAAGCCATAA
- a CDS encoding response regulator — protein MKALIVDDEKNVRKVLRQLGEWESVGINEVLEATNGIEALKIIEKEIPDLIFTDIKMPKMGGLQLIERLNQQSYTGKVILVTGYDDYTFMRKAIQLNSFDYLLKPIDPEAFQQVLTKAVDSFKTEQEGNEELLAEAKKLHHSQLMTSLCLNEGTDTVFLHSIIPEAEEIDFTLLYFYQGHQPDPCINKLSNELQARNIGATFTFQGEENLYIILTAKNQWIYVEQWISENISIPIRLVQDSFSSFTQIPEVFHRLLTALNSNRYRAIRQVDELEALKRMQEIVAYVEDYYMEDISLEKLSKMFFLTREHISRKFKKETGMTLSKYVTNLRIRQAKQWLLETDETIYSISLMLGYQDEKYFSKLFKKVVGLTPFEYRTLYTHARDNKKSSI, from the coding sequence GTGAAAGCGTTGATTGTTGATGATGAAAAAAATGTTCGTAAAGTCTTACGCCAATTGGGAGAATGGGAAAGTGTAGGAATCAATGAAGTATTAGAAGCTACTAACGGTATAGAAGCCTTAAAGATAATTGAAAAAGAAATCCCAGATTTGATTTTTACGGATATTAAAATGCCAAAGATGGGTGGTCTACAGCTGATTGAAAGGTTAAATCAGCAGTCATATACAGGAAAAGTTATACTTGTTACAGGGTATGATGATTATACATTTATGCGAAAAGCTATTCAATTAAATAGCTTTGATTACTTGTTGAAACCCATTGATCCAGAAGCCTTTCAACAGGTACTAACAAAAGCAGTAGACTCTTTCAAAACAGAACAAGAAGGGAACGAGGAACTACTAGCCGAAGCTAAAAAACTTCATCATAGTCAGCTAATGACTTCCTTATGCTTAAATGAAGGAACAGATACAGTATTTTTACATTCGATAATTCCAGAAGCAGAGGAAATAGATTTTACACTTCTATATTTTTATCAAGGGCATCAACCTGACCCTTGTATCAATAAGCTTTCAAATGAATTACAAGCGCGGAATATAGGAGCAACGTTTACGTTTCAGGGGGAGGAGAATCTTTATATTATCCTAACAGCAAAAAATCAATGGATTTATGTAGAGCAGTGGATAAGTGAAAATATTTCAATTCCAATTCGTTTGGTTCAAGATTCATTTTCTTCCTTTACTCAAATTCCAGAAGTGTTTCACAGGTTGTTGACAGCACTAAATAGCAATCGATATCGAGCGATTCGTCAAGTAGATGAGTTAGAAGCACTTAAACGTATGCAAGAAATAGTAGCATATGTAGAAGACTATTATATGGAAGATATTAGCCTAGAGAAACTATCAAAAATGTTTTTTTTAACAAGAGAACATATATCGAGAAAATTTAAAAAAGAAACCGGTATGACGTTATCTAAATATGTAACAAATCTAAGAATAAGACAAGCTAAACAGTGGTTATTGGAAACGGATGAAACCATTTATTCCATTTCGTTAATGCTTGGCTATCAGGATGAAAAGTATTTCTCAAAGTTGTTTAAGAAGGTAGTTGGATTAACCCCTTTTGAATATCGGACTTTATACACCCATGCAAGAGATAATAAAAAATCATCTATATAG
- a CDS encoding histidine kinase, protein MRSFQVRLLLLLVVLIILPYFLSVFVIYGNTKSSIENKELEKSREELREAGNDLEQHFEKMIILPYSVYNMPDILQVFDEGLPKEGSNDFLSFEKSIETFSATRPELVQLRFYFHKENESLIVYKSNLSAPKTQVNYVKHSPFKQLYQSEQDYVIEEPHKLKNYNNVPIIPKTEDSMVLTMHHKIKNILSEEFLGFLTMDIDINSYAPLVKQLEGDDGTSVFLLNEDYKVMYSSDSKQMGQKISQKELTGLSESKELILTESLQAPLNNWKIVKVISKDALFQDAKKAASTNVLLGLGVVVLGVIMVFLISRIVTKPIRVLSDKVRSIEGGNMDVTLTTSRKDEIGHLENHMQEMLYRINNHIDREYKLEIEVKKSQLRALKSQVNPHFLFNALQSIGAVALDCGAKSVYRLIISLSKMMRYSLQADQLVTVRQELDYIHSYLILQKERFGEEIDIQFSIGHGVDNAFIPSMLLQPLVENYFKHSYESNNDESRLEIIGKKEGEVIQLKIKSYGPSLQEEELRLLRQTIYSKHHTQKGIGLKNIYDRLLLHFGTAASFHIDNLTGKGFEVVITVPINK, encoded by the coding sequence ATGAGAAGCTTTCAAGTTCGGTTATTACTGCTTCTAGTCGTGCTTATTATCTTACCATACTTCCTATCGGTATTTGTTATTTATGGAAATACCAAAAGTAGCATTGAGAACAAAGAGTTGGAGAAAAGCCGCGAAGAGCTACGTGAAGCGGGGAATGATCTTGAGCAACATTTTGAAAAGATGATTATATTGCCTTATTCCGTTTATAACATGCCCGATATATTACAAGTTTTTGATGAGGGCTTGCCAAAAGAAGGTAGCAATGATTTTTTATCCTTTGAAAAAAGTATTGAAACATTTTCAGCTACAAGACCAGAATTGGTGCAGCTTCGCTTTTACTTTCACAAGGAAAATGAATCATTGATTGTTTATAAATCAAATTTAAGCGCACCAAAAACACAAGTTAACTATGTCAAGCATTCTCCATTTAAACAGCTTTATCAATCAGAGCAAGATTATGTGATTGAAGAGCCGCATAAACTCAAAAATTATAACAACGTTCCAATTATCCCTAAGACAGAAGATTCTATGGTATTAACAATGCACCATAAAATCAAAAACATTTTAAGCGAAGAGTTTCTTGGCTTTCTAACAATGGATATTGATATTAATTCATACGCTCCGTTAGTAAAACAGCTTGAGGGAGACGATGGTACGTCGGTTTTCTTGCTCAACGAAGATTATAAAGTAATGTATTCTAGTGACTCAAAGCAAATGGGACAAAAGATTAGTCAAAAGGAACTTACAGGATTGAGTGAGTCAAAAGAGCTTATACTTACCGAAAGCTTACAAGCACCGCTAAATAACTGGAAAATAGTGAAGGTTATCTCTAAAGATGCGCTGTTCCAAGATGCTAAAAAAGCAGCTTCTACTAACGTTTTGTTAGGTTTAGGCGTGGTAGTGCTGGGGGTGATTATGGTTTTTCTAATTTCACGAATTGTCACAAAACCCATAAGGGTTTTGAGTGATAAAGTACGGTCGATTGAAGGTGGAAATATGGATGTGACTCTTACAACTTCTCGTAAAGATGAAATTGGTCATTTGGAGAATCATATGCAAGAAATGTTATATCGTATTAACAATCATATTGATCGTGAGTATAAGTTGGAGATTGAAGTGAAGAAAAGTCAGCTAAGAGCGCTCAAGTCTCAGGTGAACCCGCATTTCTTGTTCAATGCTTTGCAGTCAATAGGAGCTGTTGCTTTAGATTGTGGGGCAAAAAGTGTTTATCGACTAATCATTTCTTTATCAAAGATGATGCGCTATTCACTTCAAGCAGATCAATTGGTAACGGTGAGACAAGAGTTGGACTATATTCATTCCTATCTAATACTTCAAAAAGAGCGCTTTGGTGAAGAGATTGATATTCAATTTTCTATAGGACATGGGGTGGATAATGCATTTATTCCAAGCATGCTTTTGCAACCTTTGGTTGAAAATTATTTTAAGCATAGCTATGAAAGCAATAATGATGAATCAAGATTAGAAATCATCGGTAAAAAAGAAGGGGAAGTTATTCAACTAAAGATAAAAAGCTACGGTCCATCCCTTCAAGAAGAGGAGCTCAGGTTACTTCGCCAGACTATTTATAGCAAGCATCACACGCAAAAAGGCATCGGATTAAAAAATATTTATGATCGGTTATTGCTACACTTTGGGACTGCTGCATCGTTTCACATTGATAATCTAACGGGAAAAGGGTTTGAAGTGGTTATTACAGTTCCTATAAATAAGTAG
- the ahpC gene encoding alkyl hydroperoxide reductase subunit C — protein sequence MSLIGTEVKPFVAQAYQKGEFLEVTEENLKGKWSVVCFYPADFTFVCPTELGDLQDQYAALKELGVEVYSVSTDTHFTHKAWHDHSETINKIEYIMIGDPSQKISRNFEVLNEEEGLADRGTFIIDPDGVIQTVEINAGGIGRDASTLVNKIKAAQYVRKNPGEVCPAKWQEGSETLTPGLDLVGKI from the coding sequence ATGTCATTAATCGGAACTGAAGTAAAACCATTCGTAGCACAAGCTTACCAAAAAGGTGAATTCCTTGAGGTTACTGAAGAAAACCTTAAAGGTAAATGGAGCGTAGTTTGCTTCTACCCAGCAGATTTCACTTTCGTATGTCCAACTGAATTAGGCGATCTACAAGATCAATACGCAGCATTAAAAGAACTAGGCGTAGAAGTATATTCAGTTTCTACAGATACACACTTCACACACAAAGCATGGCATGACCATTCAGAAACAATTAATAAAATTGAATACATTATGATTGGTGACCCTTCACAAAAAATCTCTCGTAACTTTGAAGTACTAAACGAAGAAGAAGGTCTTGCTGATCGCGGAACATTCATCATTGATCCAGATGGCGTTATTCAAACTGTTGAAATCAACGCTGGTGGTATCGGCCGCGATGCAAGCACACTTGTAAATAAAATTAAAGCAGCACAATATGTGCGTAAAAACCCAGGTGAAGTTTGCCCAGCTAAATGGCAAGAAGGTTCTGAAACACTAACACCAGGACTTGACCTTGTAGGTAAAATCTAA
- the ahpF gene encoding alkyl hydroperoxide reductase subunit F, with product MLLDANIKAQLDQYLQLLESDIVLKVSAGEDKVSRDMLSLVDELATMSSRIKVEKAELERTPSFSVNRIGEDTGVTFAGVPLGHEFTSLVLALLQVSGRAPKVDQKVIDQIKNIKGEYKFESYISLSCHNCPDVVQALNLMSILNDGISHTMIDGAAYKDEVESKDIMAVPTVYLNGEEFGSGRMTIEEILSKMGSGPDAAEFADKDPYDVLVVGGGPAGASAAIYAARKGIRTGIVAERFGGQVMDTMGIENFISVKKTEGPKLVASLEEHVKDYGIDVMNLVRARSLEKKDFVELELDNGAVLKSKTVILSTGARWRNVGVPGEAEFKNKGVAYCPHCDGPLFEGKRVAVIGGGNSGVEAAIDLAGIVNHVTVFEYMSELKADAVLQERLNSLPNVTVVKNAQTKEITGTDKVNGITYIDRETEEEKHVELEGVFVQIGLVPNTDWLGDDIERTRMGEIVVDKHGATSIPGVFAAGDCTDSAYKQIIISMGSGATAALGAFDYLIRN from the coding sequence ATGTTATTAGATGCAAATATCAAAGCACAGCTAGATCAGTATCTTCAATTGTTAGAAAGTGACATTGTGCTAAAAGTGAGCGCGGGAGAAGATAAAGTATCTCGTGACATGCTTTCATTAGTAGATGAACTAGCAACAATGTCATCTCGTATTAAAGTTGAAAAAGCTGAATTAGAGCGCACACCGAGCTTTAGCGTAAATCGTATCGGTGAAGATACAGGTGTAACATTTGCTGGTGTCCCTTTAGGACATGAATTTACTTCATTAGTTCTTGCTTTATTACAAGTAAGTGGACGTGCACCAAAAGTTGATCAAAAAGTGATTGACCAAATTAAGAACATTAAAGGCGAATACAAATTTGAGTCGTATATCAGCTTAAGCTGCCATAACTGCCCAGATGTTGTACAAGCTCTAAACTTAATGAGTATCTTAAACGACGGGATCTCTCACACAATGATTGACGGTGCGGCTTACAAAGACGAAGTAGAAAGCAAAGACATTATGGCAGTTCCAACTGTTTACCTTAATGGTGAAGAGTTTGGCAGTGGTCGTATGACAATCGAAGAAATTTTAAGTAAAATGGGCAGCGGCCCAGATGCAGCAGAGTTTGCTGATAAAGATCCTTACGATGTACTCGTTGTTGGTGGCGGTCCGGCTGGTGCAAGTGCTGCAATTTATGCAGCGCGTAAAGGTATTCGCACTGGTATTGTAGCCGAGCGCTTTGGTGGCCAAGTTATGGACACAATGGGCATCGAAAACTTTATTAGCGTTAAAAAGACAGAAGGTCCTAAACTCGTAGCAAGCTTAGAAGAGCATGTTAAAGATTACGGCATTGACGTAATGAATTTAGTACGCGCTCGTAGCTTAGAGAAAAAAGACTTTGTTGAGCTTGAGCTAGACAACGGTGCTGTTCTAAAAAGTAAAACAGTTATCCTTTCAACAGGTGCTCGCTGGCGTAATGTTGGTGTACCTGGAGAAGCAGAATTCAAAAACAAAGGTGTAGCTTACTGCCCACACTGCGATGGCCCTTTATTTGAAGGTAAACGCGTAGCTGTTATTGGCGGTGGAAATTCAGGCGTGGAAGCAGCGATTGACCTTGCAGGTATTGTTAATCACGTAACTGTTTTTGAATATATGTCTGAATTAAAAGCTGATGCTGTATTACAAGAGCGCCTAAACAGCCTTCCAAACGTAACTGTCGTGAAAAATGCTCAAACAAAAGAAATTACCGGAACGGATAAAGTAAACGGTATTACTTATATTGATCGTGAGACAGAGGAAGAAAAACACGTTGAATTAGAAGGCGTATTCGTTCAAATCGGCTTAGTACCAAACACTGATTGGTTAGGCGATGACATAGAACGTACACGCATGGGAGAAATCGTCGTTGATAAGCATGGTGCAACTAGCATTCCTGGCGTATTTGCTGCGGGAGACTGCACAGATAGTGCTTATAAACAAATTATTATCTCCATGGGTTCAGGTGCAACAGCAGCTTTAGGTGCTTTTGATTACCTAATTCGTAACTGA
- a CDS encoding tripartite tricarboxylate transporter permease, with the protein MFEGIIQGFQVAFSWEAILFVFIGVFIGTIIGMIPGLGPISAIAIMIPVTYGMDTTSALVMMAGVYYGSMYGGSTSSILLNAPGVAGTVAASFDGYPMSQQGKAGKALAISAICSFIGGTVSVILLMMFAPMLASVAIVFGPPEYFALMLLGLTAIASLSEGSTIKALISAVVGFMVVTIGIDAQTGTSRFTFGSVNLLDGIDFLIIALGVFALAEVCFLILNRKQKLKGLNNIGSLKLSKQDYKDMAGPMARQSFLGFILGVLPGAGATISSFVAYISEKKLAKKPEEFGKGSIKGLAAPETANNAATSGAFVPLLSLGIPGSGTTAVMLGAFLVLGVQPGPLLMTENPSVFWGIIASMYIGNVFLLILNLPLIPYFVKILKVPRPLLISLVIISSLVGVYAVSFSTFDLYLLVLFGILGYLMRIFAFPAAPFILAFILGGMMENSLRQSLTISGGSWNIFLTSPLAMSLIVLTILAIVVPAWRGSLKRKKENTQIGM; encoded by the coding sequence ATGTTTGAAGGAATCATACAGGGGTTTCAAGTCGCTTTTAGCTGGGAAGCTATCTTATTTGTCTTTATTGGTGTCTTTATCGGAACAATTATTGGAATGATTCCCGGTCTGGGGCCAATTAGTGCAATTGCAATTATGATTCCGGTCACATATGGGATGGATACAACAAGTGCATTGGTTATGATGGCAGGGGTCTATTATGGCTCGATGTATGGTGGGTCCACATCTTCTATTTTGTTAAATGCTCCTGGGGTAGCAGGGACGGTTGCAGCATCATTCGATGGTTATCCGATGTCTCAACAGGGAAAAGCAGGTAAAGCGTTAGCCATCTCAGCCATTTGTTCATTTATTGGGGGGACTGTTAGCGTTATACTTTTAATGATGTTTGCACCGATGCTGGCCAGCGTGGCCATCGTGTTCGGTCCTCCAGAATACTTTGCACTGATGCTCCTTGGGCTGACGGCCATCGCTAGCCTATCGGAAGGTTCAACAATTAAAGCGTTAATTTCAGCAGTTGTTGGTTTTATGGTGGTGACCATTGGAATTGATGCACAAACTGGTACGAGCAGATTTACATTTGGCAGTGTGAATTTATTAGATGGAATTGACTTTTTAATTATTGCGCTTGGCGTATTTGCTTTGGCTGAAGTTTGCTTCTTAATCTTAAACCGTAAGCAAAAACTAAAGGGATTAAATAATATCGGTAGTCTAAAGTTAAGTAAGCAAGACTATAAAGACATGGCCGGACCTATGGCGAGACAATCCTTTCTTGGCTTTATCTTAGGGGTTTTACCGGGGGCAGGGGCAACAATTTCTTCCTTTGTGGCTTATATATCCGAAAAGAAGCTAGCTAAAAAGCCAGAAGAATTCGGAAAAGGATCTATCAAAGGTTTAGCAGCACCAGAAACAGCGAATAATGCAGCAACAAGCGGCGCGTTTGTACCATTATTAAGTCTAGGAATTCCAGGCTCTGGAACAACAGCTGTGATGTTGGGAGCATTTCTTGTTTTAGGTGTTCAACCTGGTCCATTACTCATGACAGAAAATCCATCTGTGTTTTGGGGAATCATTGCGAGTATGTATATCGGAAACGTATTTTTGTTAATTTTAAACCTTCCGTTGATACCATACTTTGTGAAAATTTTAAAAGTACCACGTCCACTTTTAATTTCACTCGTTATTATTTCAAGCTTAGTGGGAGTATATGCAGTAAGTTTCAGCACGTTTGATTTATATCTCCTCGTTTTGTTTGGAATCTTAGGTTACTTGATGAGAATCTTTGCGTTTCCAGCAGCACCGTTTATCCTAGCTTTTATTTTAGGTGGAATGATGGAAAACTCGCTTCGTCAATCGTTAACAATTTCAGGTGGATCATGGAATATCTTCTTAACCAGTCCGTTGGCCATGTCACTGATTGTGCTAACAATTTTAGCGATAGTAGTACCTGCATGGAGAGGGAGCTTAAAGCGTAAAAAAGAAAATACTCAAATTGGAATGTAG
- a CDS encoding tripartite tricarboxylate transporter TctB family protein, producing the protein MNWSVNKGLGLALMIISVVYLFLAFSLPEYAFVPVDSDLIPKILGFCLFILAIVLFFSPDNDTEEQKKKRVIKRNELFMLLGVMALILAYITVLEVVGFVIMTTVFIIFCSRFLGYKNWMANILTACIFSLGSYVLFNYGLAIRLPAGILPF; encoded by the coding sequence ATGAACTGGTCTGTTAATAAGGGATTAGGTTTAGCATTAATGATTATATCAGTCGTCTATTTATTTTTAGCATTTAGTTTACCTGAGTACGCGTTTGTTCCTGTAGATTCAGATCTTATTCCAAAAATATTAGGCTTTTGTTTGTTTATATTAGCTATTGTTCTCTTTTTTAGCCCAGATAATGATACAGAGGAGCAAAAGAAAAAGCGTGTTATTAAGCGGAATGAATTATTTATGCTTTTAGGGGTGATGGCTCTTATTTTAGCTTATATTACCGTACTAGAAGTAGTGGGATTCGTTATTATGACAACGGTCTTTATTATTTTCTGTTCCCGCTTTCTCGGCTATAAAAACTGGATGGCCAATATTTTAACAGCCTGTATTTTTTCTCTTGGTTCTTATGTTTTATTCAACTATGGCTTAGCTATTCGATTACCAGCAGGCATTTTACCATTTTAA
- a CDS encoding tripartite tricarboxylate transporter substrate-binding protein, translating to MVKKWLVLLSVSLVVLTGCSMPVQQGKVNEQGEWEPDRSIEIIAPSAAGGGWDTTARMLARTIDEENLANKGFGVVNKPGGGGAVGWAYIHKRNDPHNLFISSPPLHFVALNGQSPYGYEDFTPIANLIADYGAFAVRDDARWDNLEELFAEMRKTPEKVTVIGNSSPGSMDHMQFILFANAAGVDITKIRYISDQEGGAMTAVLNGSVDVVSTGVLDAAEQARAGKMKVLGITSPERLKGDKFLGTLPTGKEQGIDTEFIVWRGIFGPPNMTKEQLEYYQQIFKKASDSKSFAKVRESYGWDEQYMDSEEFKVFLDEQSKELETLLKELGFIKE from the coding sequence TTGGTTAAAAAATGGTTAGTTTTACTTAGTGTAAGCTTAGTTGTATTAACCGGCTGTTCCATGCCAGTTCAACAAGGAAAAGTTAATGAACAAGGAGAATGGGAGCCAGATCGATCTATTGAAATTATTGCGCCATCTGCAGCAGGTGGAGGATGGGATACTACTGCACGTATGCTAGCACGTACAATTGATGAAGAAAACTTAGCAAACAAAGGATTTGGAGTTGTAAATAAGCCAGGTGGAGGAGGCGCTGTTGGCTGGGCGTACATCCACAAGCGCAACGATCCTCATAATCTTTTTATTAGTTCACCACCTCTACACTTTGTCGCATTGAATGGACAGTCTCCTTATGGATATGAAGATTTTACACCTATTGCGAATTTAATTGCGGATTACGGAGCTTTTGCAGTCCGTGATGATGCTCGTTGGGATAACTTAGAAGAGCTTTTTGCTGAGATGAGAAAAACGCCAGAAAAAGTAACTGTTATTGGAAACTCTTCACCGGGAAGCATGGATCATATGCAGTTTATATTGTTTGCAAACGCAGCAGGGGTTGATATTACAAAAATTCGTTACATTTCTGACCAAGAAGGTGGAGCGATGACAGCTGTTTTAAATGGTAGTGTAGATGTCGTTTCAACCGGTGTATTAGACGCAGCTGAACAAGCACGAGCTGGAAAAATGAAGGTTCTGGGTATCACGTCACCCGAAAGACTAAAAGGAGATAAATTTTTAGGTACTTTACCAACAGGGAAAGAACAAGGGATTGACACAGAGTTTATTGTTTGGCGTGGTATTTTTGGACCTCCTAATATGACAAAAGAGCAATTAGAGTATTATCAACAAATCTTTAAGAAAGCGTCAGATTCAAAGTCATTTGCAAAGGTTCGTGAATCTTACGGCTGGGATGAACAATACATGGACAGTGAAGAATTTAAAGTATTTTTAGATGAACAATCAAAAGAGTTAGAGACTTTATTGAAAGAATTAGGATTTATAAAAGAATAA
- a CDS encoding response regulator — protein MNVLIAEDDYRVADIHCQYVKSLKQVNEVKTVATAKETLLELKNWQPDLILLDVYLPDQTGIDLIHQLKEECLTVQVILITAATDISILKDAYNLGVIDYLVKPIELQRLSDAIEKVSRNNLVLNSQQKITQTMADQLFQFKNIKKIDGNHLPKGIDQLTLEKVRELLQQQKEGITAEELGKLLGASRTTSRRYLEYLISIREAKAELVYGIVGRPERKYYVVSSE, from the coding sequence ATGAATGTTTTAATTGCAGAAGATGATTACAGAGTAGCAGATATTCACTGTCAGTATGTAAAAAGCTTAAAGCAAGTAAACGAAGTAAAAACCGTTGCAACGGCAAAAGAAACCCTACTGGAACTAAAGAACTGGCAACCTGATTTAATTTTATTAGACGTATATCTGCCAGATCAAACAGGAATAGACTTAATTCACCAACTGAAAGAAGAATGTTTAACTGTACAGGTAATATTAATCACAGCTGCAACAGATATAAGCATATTAAAAGATGCGTATAACCTTGGTGTCATTGATTATTTAGTCAAACCAATTGAACTTCAGCGTCTTTCTGATGCGATTGAGAAAGTAAGCAGAAATAATCTGGTCTTAAATTCTCAGCAAAAAATTACTCAAACGATGGCAGATCAGCTTTTTCAATTTAAAAATATAAAAAAAATAGATGGAAATCATCTTCCAAAAGGTATTGATCAATTAACTTTAGAAAAAGTAAGAGAATTATTACAACAGCAAAAAGAAGGAATTACAGCAGAAGAGCTTGGCAAGCTTCTAGGCGCTTCTCGCACTACTTCAAGACGATATCTAGAATATCTAATCTCTATTCGTGAAGCAAAAGCTGAACTGGTATATGGGATTGTTGGAAGACCAGAGCGAAAATACTATGTTGTTTCTTCCGAATAA